One window of the Saccopteryx leptura isolate mSacLep1 chromosome 9, mSacLep1_pri_phased_curated, whole genome shotgun sequence genome contains the following:
- the CH25H gene encoding cholesterol 25-hydroxylase — MSGRNTSELHVLCGSSQLFLQPVWDRLRTRESLAQSPFFPVLFSITTYLCFCLPFVVLDVLGPWVPALRRYKIQPDFSPAAQQLLPCLGQTLYQHVVFVFPMTLLHWARGPALLPHAAPELLRLVCHVVFCLLLFDAEFFAWHVLHHKVPWLYRTFHKMHHQNSPSFALATQYMGFWELFSLGFFDMVNVILLQCHPLTILVFHVVNIWLSVEDHSGYEFPWSTHKLVPFGWYGGVVHHDLHHSQFNCNFAPYFTHWDRILGTLRSAQAK, encoded by the coding sequence ATGAGCGGCCGCAACACCTCCGAGCTCCACGTCCTGTGCGGCTCCAGCCAGCTGTTTCTGCAGCCCGTCTGGGACCGCCTGAGGACCCGGGAGTCCCTCGCCCAGTCTCCCTTCTTCCCGGTTCTCTTCTCCATCACCACCTACCTGTGTTTCTGCCTGCCCTTCGTTGTGCTGGACGTCCTGGGCCCCTGGGTGCCCGCGCTGCGGCGCTACAAGATCCAGCCCGACTTCTCGCCGGCGGCGCAGCAGCTGCTGCCCTGCCtggggcagacgctctaccagcACGTGGTGTTCGTGTTCCCCATGACGCTGCTGCACTGGGCCCGCGGCCCGGCGCTTCTGCCGCACGCAGCCCCCGAGCTACTCCGGCTGGTGTGCCACGTCGTGTTCTGTCTGCTGCTCTTCGACGCGGAGTTCTTCGCGTGGCACGTGCTGCACCACAAGGTGCCTTGGCTGTACCGGACTTTCCACAAGATGCACCACCAGAACTCGCCCTCGTTCGCGCTGGCCACGCAGTACATGGGCTTCTGGGAGTTGTTTTCTTTGGGCTTCTTTGACATGGTGAACGTCATACTGCTCCAGTGCCACCCGCTCACCATCTTGGTCTTCCATGTGGTTAACATCTGGCTGTCGGTGGAGGACCACTCGGGCTATGAGTTTCCCTGGTCCACTCACAAACTGGTACCTTTTGGCTGGTACGGGGGTGTAGTGCACCACGACTTGCACCACTCTCAGTTTAACTGCAACTTTGCCCCTTACTTCACACACTGGGACAGAATACTGGGAACTCTGAGGTCTGCTCAGGCCAAGTAA